Sequence from the Candidatus Cloacimonadota bacterium genome:
GAAGAAATATTTATAGCCTTCCGGGAGAGATTTCGGAGGGCTTTTTTATTTCAATTTCCTTTTTAAGAGTTGAGCATTTATCGCTACCACAATTGTGCTTAAACTCATCAAAATAGCACCCAAAGCCGGGCTGATTACAATACCAGCATTATAAAAAACTCCTGCTGCTAATGGAATTGCGACAACATTGTAACCCGTTGCCCAAACAAAGTTCTGAATCATCTTTTTGTAGGTTTCTTTTCCAAATAAAACCAGCGAAGTAATATCTTTCGGATTACTATTTACCAGAATTATATCAGCTGTTTCTGCTGCTACATCGGTTCCTGAACCAACTGCAATGCCAATATCTGCTGTAGCCAATGCAGGTGCATCATTTATACCGTCACCGGTCATCGCCACAAATTCTCCTTCTTCCTGGAATTGTTTTATTTTCTCAAGTTTTTGTTCTGGAAGCATACCTGCAAAATAACCATCCAGTTTTAGTTTTTCACTAACGCCTTTTACAACTTTTTCGTTATCACCCGAAATTATATAAACTTTCATTCCGGTTTTCTGCAAAGTTTTTACAGCATCATAAGATTCCGGTCTAATTTCATCGGAAAGTGCCAGATAGCCGGCTAATTCATCATTAATAATAGTAAAAACTATGGTTTCTAATTCATCATTTTCAGTTTCTTGCGGAATATCAATATCATTATCTTTTAAATATGCAGGACCTACAATTTTAACATTATTTTCTTCTACATTTGCTTCGATGCCTTTTCCAGTGATCGAATTGAAATCGCTGATTTCAGGTAGATCAATATTTTCCGACTTCACTTTCTGTATAATACCAGAAGCCAATGGATGTTCAGATTGTGTTTCCACTGCTCCAGCGAATCTGAGGATCTGTTTGTCTTCATATTTTTCTGATAACGAAGAATAGTGTGTAACACCAAAATTTCCCTTGGTAAGAGTTCCTGTTTTATCAAATAAGAACATAGTAATTTTTCTGGAATTCTCAAATGCCGACCGATTTCTGATCAATAAACCGTTCTGAGCCGAAATTGAAGTAGAAATAGCTACAACCAAAGGAACAGCTAATCCCAGTGCATGAGGACAGGTTATTACCATCACGCTGGCCATTCGTTCCAAAGCAAAACCAAATGACTTTCCTAAACTGAGCCAGACAATAAGTGTGATAGAACCAATACTGAGTGATGTGAGCGTGAGCCAGAAAGCTATTTTGTCTGCCAGATGCTGGGTTTTAGATTTCTTTGATTGAGCTTCTTTTACAAGCGTGATAACTTTGCTGAGATAAGCTTCTTCTCCCAGTTGTTGAACTTTTACTTTCAGCGAACCGTTTCCATTTATCGTTCCAGCAATAACCTTTTCATTTTCAGTTTTTTTAACAGGTTCCGATTCACCTGTTACCATCGCTTCATTTACATGACTTTTACCTTCTGTTATAAGTCCATCAACCGGAATTTTTTCTCCGGGTCGAACCAGAACAATATCATCTTGATTCAGATCGGAAATCTTTACATCTTTTATAGAATTTTCTTTTATAAGATGGGCATCGGTTGGCATTAACTCGATCAATTTCTTTAGAGAACTGGAAGCATTTACTACTGATTTCATTTCGATCCAATGACCAAGAAGCATGATGTCGATAAGAGTTGCCAGTTCCCAGAAAAAAGTTTTGCCTTCCAAGCCAAAAGAAGTGGCAGAACTATAACCAAAAGCAACAGTGATTGCAACTCCAATCAGGGTCATCATACCGGGTTGTTTTTTCTTCAGTTCTTTGAATAACCCGGTCAAAAACGGCCAACCGCCAAAAAAGTAGATAAAACCGGAAAAAGCAAAAAGTAGATAATTGGCAAAAGCAAACTCAAATTTGTATTGCAGGATATTTTGCACAAAAGGCGATAAAATCAGAATTGGAATTGTTCCGATCAGTGAAATCCAGAATCTTTTTCTAAAATCTTTTATCATCATTTGATGATGCTGGGAATGATCGTGATGCTGGTGTTTGGATTGGCTATGATTTTGATGATCCATCAAAGACTCCTAATATATTTCATATTTATAGTTTTATTTAGGAATCTTGGATGTCAATTAATTTATTATATTTAAATGAGTTGTGTATTAAATTAGAAATCAGATTTTAGACTTTAGAATCTAAATAAACCTTCCAGGAATTGTTTTCCTGGAAGGTTTTTTTTCGACATTCCAGATTTCTAAATTCGAGGTGTGGTATTTTCAGCAATTTTGAAAACGACAATGATAATTTCCAGCCAGATCCGGATCAAAATAACGTAAATTAAAAAACACAATGGGGACAGAATTAGAAACAGAATTCCAAGAGCTGTTGACATATTAAACCCGGCTACAATAAAACCAATCGCTAAAATAATAGATATGACAACACCTAAAATGAACAAAAATTTTATCACTTTTGTAGTGATAAATTCAGAAAATGAAAAATCGAACAATGCACCCAAAAATCCTTTTTTTTCTTCCATAATAATCCTCCAATTATTTTTGTAGCTTAATAAATGTAAGTTACGATAAGTCAATAAATATTTAACCAATAGAATTCCTCGACGCTTGCGTCGGGGTTTTCCGAAATTTCTCCCCTGTTTGAGGGGAGATGCCGAAGGCAGAGGGGTAAATAATGAAAATTCGATTTTCAGCTGCTGAAATAAATTTAGCGAAATACACCTTGGCTCTGCCACGGTGATAGTCAAATTTAAGAATTTTCTTTATTTTCATGAAATTATTTTCAAACAAAAAGACGTAGGATTTTTGATTACATCTATCAAATGCATAAATTGAAATTATAAACAGCTATCATCTATACTAATCCGCAGTTTCAGATTTCTTCATGGTTTTGGGGTTTGGTGGCAAAAATCGACTGCTCAACAATTCACCTTCGTTCGCAACTCAAATCTTCGAAAGAGAAGTGGAGAGACTCCGAATTCTTGTGTTAAGGCCGTTTATCAGTGACGTTCTTACCTCAAGCCTGTGCATTGAGGCAAGTTCGGTTTCGCTGCTTCTCGGCTTGTCGCGGCGTAAAGCAAATGAAGCCGGATGGTAATCTAATCTAACCTTGCGAAGGTCGAGAAAAGCAGGAAGTTCGACAACCTTCGCAAGGATTTCGGCATTCTGCTTGACGGTGAAAGATGCAAAATAAAATTCGCACCTTATGAGTATGTTTTACAATAAAATAAACAAGCTAATCGATGAATCGAAATTCCTGCGGGAATTTGATGAATTATCGCAAAATTCCGGTCTGCTGGTTCACAATCTCAATCGGTCGGCAAAATCGCTGCTGCTGGCTCGTGCGATTAATAAAACCGGCAAGAATGTGATTTTCGTGACAGCCGATGATAAAATGGCAGAAGAATATCTGGAAGATCTCGATTTGATGCTGGGCAGAGATGCCGCTTATTTTCTGCCGGATTACGAAGTACTGCCCTACGAACAACGTTCTCCGCATTATCTTATTCGTGCTCAGCGCATCGAAACTCTGACGGCTGCCGTTTCTGCCGAACCTGCTGTTTTCACAGTTTCCATTCGTTCGCTTCTGCGCAAAATTACCGCTTCAGATATTTTTGGAAAGAATATCATCACGCTGAGAAAGAATGAAGATTTCGATCCTGACGTGCTGGTTTCGGATCTGGTGGGAATGGGTTATGAAAATCAATTTCAGGTAAGTAAAGTTGGTGAAATTGCCCGTCGTGGCGGAATTATCGATGTCTTCAGTCCCAATTCCCACAAGCCTGTCCGCATCGAATTTTTTGGTGATGAAGTAGAATCGATCCGCGTATTTTCGGTCAGTTCGCAACGTTCCACCGGTGAAGAATTAAATAAGATCACGCTGATTCCTTCCCGAGAATTTTCTCTGCACGATCTCGATACATCAGAAGAAATGTGGCAACGTATTCACAAAGATGGATTTTACGAAGGAATCGAATTAGATGCCTCACTTCTGCTTTCCAAAACTGAAACTTTCCTGCAGTATTTTGATGTGGGAAATTGTCTGGTTTTCTGGGATGAATTCCAGTTTTTCCAAAGCTATTTCCAGGAAATTCTGGAAGAAACAACCGAGCTTTATCAAAAAATTCGAGCCAAATATAAAAACCGAAAAATTCCCCAACCGGAAGATATTTTTGAATCGGAAAAATTCGTTAATCAAATTTTTAAAGCATATAAAAACATTTTCCTTAATGGTTCGTTTCAGGAATTTCCGCAAATCAGCAATAAACTGGAAGCTCCGATTACAGCTCAAACCAATATGCACGGTTCGCTGGAAATCCTGGAACAGGAAATTTCTGCCAGGCTGGAACAGGATTATCACGTATTTCTGCAAAGTGATAATAAAAGTCAGAGCAAACGCATGCTGGATTTGCTGCCGCAGTTTGAAAACAAAATGGAATTCACGATTGGAGTGTTACAAAACGGTTTTAACCTGACCGATGCCAGATTAGCAGTTTTCACCGATCATGAAATTTTCAGCCGTTACAAACGCAAAAGACGACAGGCACATTTTTCCAAAGAAGAAGCTCTGGTCGATTATGAATCTTTAAAGCCGGGTGATTACGTAGTTCATATCGATCATGGAATCGGTATCTACAGCGGCTTGAAAAAGCTTACAGTTGGTGGAAATACCATCGAATGTTTGACCCTGAATTATGCCGAAAATGATGTAGTTTACGTTCCCACATTTCAGCTTTCTCTCGTTTCCAAATTTGTTTCTGAAGAAGGCATTGCTCCTTCCATTCACAAGCTCGGCAGCAAAAAATGGGAGAACACCAAGAATCGAGCTAAAAAGCAGATCGAGCTGGTAGCAGAAGATTTGATTCAACTTTATGCTGAACGCAATCTTAGACGCGGAATTGCTTTTGACAAAGATAATAACTGGCAGACTGAAATGGAAGAGTCGTTCATCTATGAAGACACGCCCGATCAAGCGATTGCTACGAAAGAGATAAAAGGCGACATGGAAGACGAAACCCCCATGGAAAGACTGCTGTGCGGTGATGTGGGTTTCGGTAAAACAGAAGTAGCGATTCGTGCTGCTTTCAAAGCTGTGATGAGCGGCTGGCAAGTTGCAGTTCTGGTTCCGACCACTCTTCTGGCGGAACAGCATTATCTGGTTTTCAAAGAGCGTTTAGCACAATATCCGATTAGGATCGCCATGTTCAGTCGTTTCCGAACTGCTGCAAAAATAAGAAAAGATGTTGCCCGACTGGCTCGCGGTGAGATTGATATTGCTATTGGAACGCATCGGCTATTATCCAAAGATATAAAATACAAAAAACTTGGATTGCTCGTTATCGATGAAGAACACAGATTTGGTGTGCGCCACAAAGATAAACTGCGCCAGATGAAATCCAACGTCGATACGCTTTATATGAGCGCTACGCCAATTCCACGTACAATGTATATGGCGCTATCCAAGCTGAAGGAACTTTCTCTTATTCGAACTTCTCCCAAAGCGCGTCTGCCCATCCGCACCGTGATAGTTCCCTGGGATGAAAATGTGATAAAAGATGCGATCAATCGCGAGGTGGATCGCGGTGGTCAGGTTTTCTTCGTTCACAATCGCGTTCAGACGATTGAAAGCGTGGCAACCGAATTACGAAAGTTATTACCGAATGTTTCGTTTGGGATCGGTCACGGACAACTTCCCGAAAAGCAGTTAGAGGCTGTAACTTTAGATTTTGCTCATCATAAATTTGATGTGCTCATAGCTACCACGATCATCGAATCCGGTATTGATATTCCAAATGCAAATACGATTATCGTAAATCGTGCTGATATGTTCGGTCTGGCTCAACTTTATCAAATTCGCGGCCGGGTGGGAAGAAGTAACCGTCGTGCCTATGCTTATCTGATCATTCCACCCAAAATGCACGATGATGCCAGAAAGCGTCTGGAAACTCTCATCGAATATGAATCGCTGGGAAGCGGATACCAGATAGCAATGCGAGACATGGAACTGCGCGGAGCCGGAACGCTGCTGGGAACCAAACAAAGCGGTATTATCAACTCAATTGGATTTAATTATTACAATCGACTTCTCACCAAAGCTATCGAAAACATTCAAGCAGAAAAACCAAAAGAAGAATGGCTGGAAGAAGAACCGCAAAACATCGAAAGATTGCGCATCGAAAGCGATCATTATTTTCCTGAAAGCTACATTGAAAGCGAAAAAGAAAGGCTGGAAGTTTATCGAAAATTGCTGGAATTTGAAACATTGGAAGAATTTGATGAAATAGAAAATGAGCTATTAGACAGGTTCGGGAAAATTCCCGATCAAGCAGTTTCTGCACTCAAATATTTCCGACTTCGTTTGCTGATAGAAAAGACAGGACTGGAAGCTTTGAAGATGAAAAATAATAGCATAATTGTTGAATTCAATACTTCCAAAATGCCTGCCAGGAGATTGCTGACTAAATTTATAGATAAGTTTAAGCATCCAGTAAAAATAGATGCAGTTAAAGGTTTCAAAATTGTTTTTGAAATTGATGATGCCATAGAAGATCAAAGACTTTTATTGATAGATGAAAGTTTGAGAATGGCAGAATTCCTTTATGAAAACTTGAATTAAGCGGATTTGAATGATCAATTATAAATTGACAAAATATATTAATCTAAGATTTTTTCCTGAATTTCCTAAGGAGGAAGTGTGGTAATAAAGAAATTAAATATAATTTTTATTATATTGGGAATTCTATTTTCTCTGAATGCTCAATATGATGAATTTGATTCTGCCGCTATGATGTATCACGTTTCATTGGTTGGAGCGGTTCCAAACCCTGGTGTGTTTTTAGTTCCACCCTCTACGCGTGTATCGCAAGTAATAAAGCTTGCTGAAGCTGAATATTTACAAACCAGAATGCCGAATGCAGATAGAAGGGAAGACCTTGATAAAGACGCCGACCTTTTTAAACTTCGTTACGAAGAATATCTGTCTGAAGATGAGGACGTAGCTCTACCAGAAGCATCACAAAGATTAATAACAATAAAACGAAAAGAAGGTGATGTAAAAATTGATCTGGCAAAATTTTATACTTTTGGCAAATCAGATGAAAATCCCTACATAATGGACGGAGATATAATTTTTATTCCAGCTCTGCAAAACAGAGTTGAGATTTCCGGTGCTGTAAATAAAGAAGGACAATACGAAATTGTAGATGGCGATAGAATAGTTGATGCTGTTGAATTTGCTTTTGGAACTGCTAATGGTGCTTTTCTGGAAGAAGTTGAAATATTAAGATTCCACGAAAATAATAGAGCGGAAAAATTGCTCATAAATTTGAAAAATGCGCTGGAAGATGAAAACAGCGAAGACAATATTCTGCTGCAAAATGGTGATCATATTTTTGTTAGATTTATTCCTGATTTCCATGAAAAGAAATTTGTAAAAATTGCCGGAGAAGTTGAATTCCCAGGTGAATATCTCATCGTTGAAGGCGAGACAACCTTGCTGGAAGTTCTCGAAAAATGTGGTATCGATGAAGAAAATGCAGACCTGGAAAATGCCTTTGTGCAAAGACCCGATGTAAATATCGATATCGACCCTGAATTTGAAAGATTGAAAACTACTCCACAACAAACAATGCACTATCTGGAATATGCCTATTTTAAGAATAAAACCCGCCAGCTGAAAGCAAAAATGTCGGTTGATATACAGAAATTATGGAATTCCAGAGATGAAGCAGAAAATATAGTTTTGGAAGAGAATGATTTTATCTTCATTCCATTGAAGTCCAAAACAGTTTATGTGACAGGGCAAGTCGCTAATCCTGGATTTGTAAAAATAGAACCAGGCTTAACTTATATAGATTATATCGAGAAAGCTGGTGGTATGCTGAGAAGTGCCAGAAAAGGCAAAACACGCATTATAAAAGCAAATTCTACTTTATGGATGAAACCAAATAAAGATTTGATCATTGAAGAAGGTGATATGATCTTTGTGCCGGAAAAATCAGAACTCGATTACTGGCAGCTTACCAAAGACACACTAACTTTGATAAGCCAGGTTGCTACACTTTACGTCATAATTCTAAGATACTAATCAAGGAGAAAGAATGAAAATATTAATAACGGGCGGAGCTGGATTTATCGGCTCTCACCTGGCAGAAAAACTGTTAAAAGAAGGTCATGAAATTTCTGTGATAGACAACCTATCCACAGGAAAATATTCTAATATTATCCATCTGATCAAAAATGAAAAGTTCAATTATGTAATCGATTCGATTTTAAATCGAGATGTTCTGGAAAAACTTATTAAGAATGCCGATCAAATCTATCATTTGGCAGCAGCAGTTGGTGTAAAATACATCATCGATAATCCGCTTCTTTCATTAAGAACGAATATTGTCGGAGCAGAAAACGTTTTGGAATTTGCCAATAAATATAAAAAGAAAGTGTTGATAGCTTCAACTTCTGAAATTTATGGCAAAAGCGATAAAATTCCCTTCAAAGAAGAAGATGACCGGTTGCTTGGCTCGACTCATATTTCCCGCTGGAGCTACAGTTCTGCCAAAGCAATTGATGAATTTCTAGCTCTGGCTTATCATAGAGAAAAGAAGTTACCTGTTGTTATTGTAAGATGCTTCAATACGGTTGGACCACGTCAGACAGGTCAATATGGCATGGTAGTTCCCAAATTTGTCCACAATGCCCTTCTCAATCATCCGATCACAATTTTTGGTGACGGAAAACAATCCCGCTGTTTCTGTGATGTTTGTGACGTAACAGATGGAATGATTAAACTAATGAACACGAAAAAAGCTGAAGGTCAAATATTTAATATTGGTAATGACAAAAGCATCTCAATCGAAGAATTAGCTCAGAAAGTTAAGAAAATGACCAACAGTCGATCTAAAATAGATTATGTAAAATATGAAGATGCTTATGAAGAAGGCTTTGAAGATATGCGTCATCGCAAACCCGATCTTACAAAAGTACAAGAAATGATAGGATACAAGCCAAAATTTTCTCTGGATCAGATTTTACAGAGAATTATCAATTTCTTCGAAGAATAGGATAAATTATGAAAGTACCGCTTCTGGACCTGAATGCTCAATATGAACCGATTCTGAATGATATTCGCGCAGAGATGGAAAAAGTTTTTGCTACTCATGCTTACAAACTGGGACCGCAAGTAAAAGAATTTGAAGCAGAAATGCAGAAATTCTGTAATGCAAAACATGCAGTTGGTTGTGCTTCGGGAACCGATGCTCTTGTTCTGGCTCTTCTCGCTTTAGGAATTGAAGAAGGAGATGAAGTTATAACCACTCCATTCACCTTTTTTGCAACAGCAGGTACGATTTATCGGGTTGGAGCTAAACCGGTTTTTGTAGATGTAAAAGAAGATACTTTCAATATCGATCCCGAAAAAATAGAACCAGCGATAACCTCACAAACAAAAGCAATCGTAGCTGTTCATTTATTCGGTCAACCGGCAGAAATGGATAAGATCATGGCAATTGCCAAAAAACATAATTTAAAAGTTATCGAAGATAATGCTCAGGGAATTGGTGCAAAATTTGATGGCAAAGTTGCCGGAACTATTGGCGATATTGGTACTCTTTCCTTTTTTCCCAGCAAAAATCTGGGAGCAATGGGCGATGGCGGCATGTGTTTGACCAATGATGATGATCTTTCCGATAAACTTTTTCAACTGAGACAGCACGGCGAAAATCCGCAATATTATCATAAATGGGTTGGCTTGAACAGTCGGCTTGATACAATTCAGGCAGCAGTTTTGCTGGTTAAGTTGCGTTCTTTGCAATCATGGTCGGAAGCTCGCCAGAAGAATGCTGAATATTATTACAAATATTTAAATGACATTCCCCAGATAAAACTTCCGGTAGTTCATCCCAAAGCGGAAAGTATTTTCAATCAATTTACCTTAATAGCAGAAAAACGAGATGAATTATTAGAATTTTTAAGAGCAAACGACATCGGTTGTGCTGTTTATTATCCGCTTCCTCTGCATCTTCAGGAATGTTTCTCATATTTAAATCACAAAGAAGGTGATTTTCCAATTACCGAAAAACTAGCGAAGACTGTTATTTCGATTCCTGTGTTCTCAGAGATCACGAAAGAGCAACAGGATTTTGTGATCGAGAAGATCAGAGAATTCTATAGTTAGGAGTGAGCCGATGAATATAATTGTGTGTATAAAACAAGTTCCCGATACAAATGAAATAAAGATCGATCCCGAAACAAATACGCTGATAAGAGAAGGCGTGGAAAGCATAATAAATCCATTTGATCTTTATGCAATTGAAGAAGCGCTGCGGCTAAAAGAAAAACACGGTGGAAAAGTGACAGCGATAAGTATGGGACCTCCTCAGGTAGAAAAAGCTCTGCGAGATTCAGTATCTTTGGGTGTGGACGAAATATTACTTCTTACCGATCGTAAGTTTGCCGGTGCAGACAGCTGGGCTACAAGCCTGGTTTTAGCAGAAGCGATCAGAAAGATAGGAAATTATGATCTGATTTTATTTGGACAGCAAGCAATCGATGGAGATACTGCCCAAGTTGGACCGGGAGTAGCTTCTCATCTGGGAATTACACAAACCGGATTTGTACGGGAAATCGAAGAAATAGCTGAAGGTAAAATGATCGTACAACGCTTGATGGAAGATGGTTACGATCGTATAAAAGTATCACTTCCTGCTGCGTTAACGGTTGTAAAAGATATCAATGTACCAAGACTTCCTTCTTTGCGCGGTAAACGCAATGCCAAAAAAGCTGAACTCAAAACCATGAATGCAGACGATCTGGAGTTAAATGAAAATGACGTTGGCTTGAATGGATCGCCAACTCAGGTAGTAAAAATATTTTCTCCTGAGATGAATAAAGAAGTAGAAAAGCATGACCTTCCTGCTGAAGAACTGGCAGAAATCTTATATAATAAATTAAAAGAATTAGGTAAATAATAATTGAATTAACTTACAAAAAAGCACACGAGAAATGCTTGTGTGCTTTTTAGTTAAATGAGGAAAAATAATGTTACAATTTCCCAATATTGATCCGACGATCCTGAAAATTGGCAGCTTTGAAATCCGCTGGTACGGTGTTTTTTACATTGTCGGATTTATAGTTGCCTACGTTTTCATTCGACGTCATTATTCCCTGAAAAATGTAAAATTGAACAAAGAAGAATATGAAACCCTCTTATTTAATTTGATGTTGGGTGTTATCATCGGCGGAAGATTAGGTTATGTCTTATTTTACAATTTTACCTATTATCTGGAGAATCCTTTGCATATTTTCACGGTTTGGCAAGGCGGAATGTCATTTCATGGTGGAGCGATTGGTGTTATTGTTGCCGGATTATTGTTCTGCAAAAAATATAACAGAAATTTCTATGTTCTGGCAGACCCAGTTATGCCGCTGGTTTCTATCGGCCTCTTTTTTGGCAGGATGGGAAATTTCATCAATGCTGAACTTTATGGAAAACCAACTTCCGTGCCGTGGGCAATGATCTTCCCAAATTCCGACGGCAAACCACGTCACCCATCTCAAATTTATGAAGCTTTGTTGGAAGGCATCCTGCTTTTCATAATTACGAATTTTATGTTCCGCAAAATTAAAAAACCGGGAATTGTTTTCTGGACTTGGATCGGACTTTACGGATTATTCCGTTTTCTGGTGGAATTTGTTCGAGAACCTGATGTTCATTTAGGATATGTGTGGGGATTTATGACTACCGGACAGATCCTCAGTTCGTTTATGATAGTTTCCAGTTTAGTTGCAATTGCCTTATTGATTCGAGAAAAGGAAGATGAAAAAACTGAAGAATAGTTTATTTCTGTTCTTTGTTTTATTTGTTCTTGGATGTTCATTTAACAAATCGATCGACCATCCACAAAAAGAAAAACTACTGATTCAAAATCTGCAGAAATGGCAAAATTTTAAAGCTGATGGCATCATCGAAGCAAATTATAAAAACTTTGTTTTTCGCAAAAACATCCATATAGATAAAGCTCATTCAAATATGAAGATAACTGTTTTTGATTCCGGTATTTTCGGCCTGAAACCGGAACCTTTTATCAGCTTGGAAATTGATTCTCTGATATCTATCAAGTCACAATCTGAACCTG
This genomic interval carries:
- a CDS encoding copper-translocating P-type ATPase, whose amino-acid sequence is MDHQNHSQSKHQHHDHSQHHQMMIKDFRKRFWISLIGTIPILILSPFVQNILQYKFEFAFANYLLFAFSGFIYFFGGWPFLTGLFKELKKKQPGMMTLIGVAITVAFGYSSATSFGLEGKTFFWELATLIDIMLLGHWIEMKSVVNASSSLKKLIELMPTDAHLIKENSIKDVKISDLNQDDIVLVRPGEKIPVDGLITEGKSHVNEAMVTGESEPVKKTENEKVIAGTINGNGSLKVKVQQLGEEAYLSKVITLVKEAQSKKSKTQHLADKIAFWLTLTSLSIGSITLIVWLSLGKSFGFALERMASVMVITCPHALGLAVPLVVAISTSISAQNGLLIRNRSAFENSRKITMFLFDKTGTLTKGNFGVTHYSSLSEKYEDKQILRFAGAVETQSEHPLASGIIQKVKSENIDLPEISDFNSITGKGIEANVEENNVKIVGPAYLKDNDIDIPQETENDELETIVFTIINDELAGYLALSDEIRPESYDAVKTLQKTGMKVYIISGDNEKVVKGVSEKLKLDGYFAGMLPEQKLEKIKQFQEEGEFVAMTGDGINDAPALATADIGIAVGSGTDVAAETADIILVNSNPKDITSLVLFGKETYKKMIQNFVWATGYNVVAIPLAAGVFYNAGIVISPALGAILMSLSTIVVAINAQLLKRKLK
- a CDS encoding DUF4282 domain-containing protein, whose product is MEEKKGFLGALFDFSFSEFITTKVIKFLFILGVVISIILAIGFIVAGFNMSTALGILFLILSPLCFLIYVILIRIWLEIIIVVFKIAENTTPRI
- the mfd gene encoding transcription-repair coupling factor, with the protein product MFYNKINKLIDESKFLREFDELSQNSGLLVHNLNRSAKSLLLARAINKTGKNVIFVTADDKMAEEYLEDLDLMLGRDAAYFLPDYEVLPYEQRSPHYLIRAQRIETLTAAVSAEPAVFTVSIRSLLRKITASDIFGKNIITLRKNEDFDPDVLVSDLVGMGYENQFQVSKVGEIARRGGIIDVFSPNSHKPVRIEFFGDEVESIRVFSVSSQRSTGEELNKITLIPSREFSLHDLDTSEEMWQRIHKDGFYEGIELDASLLLSKTETFLQYFDVGNCLVFWDEFQFFQSYFQEILEETTELYQKIRAKYKNRKIPQPEDIFESEKFVNQIFKAYKNIFLNGSFQEFPQISNKLEAPITAQTNMHGSLEILEQEISARLEQDYHVFLQSDNKSQSKRMLDLLPQFENKMEFTIGVLQNGFNLTDARLAVFTDHEIFSRYKRKRRQAHFSKEEALVDYESLKPGDYVVHIDHGIGIYSGLKKLTVGGNTIECLTLNYAENDVVYVPTFQLSLVSKFVSEEGIAPSIHKLGSKKWENTKNRAKKQIELVAEDLIQLYAERNLRRGIAFDKDNNWQTEMEESFIYEDTPDQAIATKEIKGDMEDETPMERLLCGDVGFGKTEVAIRAAFKAVMSGWQVAVLVPTTLLAEQHYLVFKERLAQYPIRIAMFSRFRTAAKIRKDVARLARGEIDIAIGTHRLLSKDIKYKKLGLLVIDEEHRFGVRHKDKLRQMKSNVDTLYMSATPIPRTMYMALSKLKELSLIRTSPKARLPIRTVIVPWDENVIKDAINREVDRGGQVFFVHNRVQTIESVATELRKLLPNVSFGIGHGQLPEKQLEAVTLDFAHHKFDVLIATTIIESGIDIPNANTIIVNRADMFGLAQLYQIRGRVGRSNRRAYAYLIIPPKMHDDARKRLETLIEYESLGSGYQIAMRDMELRGAGTLLGTKQSGIINSIGFNYYNRLLTKAIENIQAEKPKEEWLEEEPQNIERLRIESDHYFPESYIESEKERLEVYRKLLEFETLEEFDEIENELLDRFGKIPDQAVSALKYFRLRLLIEKTGLEALKMKNNSIIVEFNTSKMPARRLLTKFIDKFKHPVKIDAVKGFKIVFEIDDAIEDQRLLLIDESLRMAEFLYENLN
- a CDS encoding SLBB domain-containing protein, whose amino-acid sequence is MVIKKLNIIFIILGILFSLNAQYDEFDSAAMMYHVSLVGAVPNPGVFLVPPSTRVSQVIKLAEAEYLQTRMPNADRREDLDKDADLFKLRYEEYLSEDEDVALPEASQRLITIKRKEGDVKIDLAKFYTFGKSDENPYIMDGDIIFIPALQNRVEISGAVNKEGQYEIVDGDRIVDAVEFAFGTANGAFLEEVEILRFHENNRAEKLLINLKNALEDENSEDNILLQNGDHIFVRFIPDFHEKKFVKIAGEVEFPGEYLIVEGETTLLEVLEKCGIDEENADLENAFVQRPDVNIDIDPEFERLKTTPQQTMHYLEYAYFKNKTRQLKAKMSVDIQKLWNSRDEAENIVLEENDFIFIPLKSKTVYVTGQVANPGFVKIEPGLTYIDYIEKAGGMLRSARKGKTRIIKANSTLWMKPNKDLIIEEGDMIFVPEKSELDYWQLTKDTLTLISQVATLYVIILRY
- a CDS encoding GDP-mannose 4,6-dehydratase translates to MKILITGGAGFIGSHLAEKLLKEGHEISVIDNLSTGKYSNIIHLIKNEKFNYVIDSILNRDVLEKLIKNADQIYHLAAAVGVKYIIDNPLLSLRTNIVGAENVLEFANKYKKKVLIASTSEIYGKSDKIPFKEEDDRLLGSTHISRWSYSSAKAIDEFLALAYHREKKLPVVIVRCFNTVGPRQTGQYGMVVPKFVHNALLNHPITIFGDGKQSRCFCDVCDVTDGMIKLMNTKKAEGQIFNIGNDKSISIEELAQKVKKMTNSRSKIDYVKYEDAYEEGFEDMRHRKPDLTKVQEMIGYKPKFSLDQILQRIINFFEE
- a CDS encoding DegT/DnrJ/EryC1/StrS family aminotransferase → MKVPLLDLNAQYEPILNDIRAEMEKVFATHAYKLGPQVKEFEAEMQKFCNAKHAVGCASGTDALVLALLALGIEEGDEVITTPFTFFATAGTIYRVGAKPVFVDVKEDTFNIDPEKIEPAITSQTKAIVAVHLFGQPAEMDKIMAIAKKHNLKVIEDNAQGIGAKFDGKVAGTIGDIGTLSFFPSKNLGAMGDGGMCLTNDDDLSDKLFQLRQHGENPQYYHKWVGLNSRLDTIQAAVLLVKLRSLQSWSEARQKNAEYYYKYLNDIPQIKLPVVHPKAESIFNQFTLIAEKRDELLEFLRANDIGCAVYYPLPLHLQECFSYLNHKEGDFPITEKLAKTVISIPVFSEITKEQQDFVIEKIREFYS
- a CDS encoding electron transfer flavoprotein subunit beta/FixA family protein; translation: MNIIVCIKQVPDTNEIKIDPETNTLIREGVESIINPFDLYAIEEALRLKEKHGGKVTAISMGPPQVEKALRDSVSLGVDEILLLTDRKFAGADSWATSLVLAEAIRKIGNYDLILFGQQAIDGDTAQVGPGVASHLGITQTGFVREIEEIAEGKMIVQRLMEDGYDRIKVSLPAALTVVKDINVPRLPSLRGKRNAKKAELKTMNADDLELNENDVGLNGSPTQVVKIFSPEMNKEVEKHDLPAEELAEILYNKLKELGK